A window from Shimia isoporae encodes these proteins:
- a CDS encoding M23 family metallopeptidase, translating into MRLTLSTFVALAALPAAGAPLLETPVDCNIGDNCYIQNYVDHNSASGYLDFTCGPLSYDGHKGTDFALPTYAAMEQGVNVLASAAGVVKGTRDGMKDQILTKENAAQIEGRDCGNGVVIDHGQGWETQYCHLKQGSVQVAKGDKVEAGHILGQIGLSGRTQFPHLHISVRQGGRVVDPFFPSQDADRCGEPRDAMWADPLQYEAGGLIRTGFETGIPDYSDVKSGAAGDAEIATDAPALVVFAFGFGSRSDDIVDITITGPTGNVMSQSVTLEKVQAQYFRAVGKRTPAQGWPKGTYTGIVTLSRDGEVLDQSTTSVMVK; encoded by the coding sequence ATGCGCCTGACGCTTTCAACATTTGTCGCGCTCGCTGCCCTACCGGCCGCGGGCGCGCCTCTTTTGGAGACCCCGGTCGACTGCAACATTGGCGATAACTGCTACATCCAGAATTACGTCGATCACAATTCCGCCTCCGGCTATCTCGACTTTACCTGTGGCCCCCTCAGCTATGACGGTCACAAGGGTACGGACTTTGCGCTGCCGACCTACGCGGCGATGGAGCAAGGCGTCAACGTGCTTGCATCTGCTGCCGGTGTTGTCAAAGGCACCCGTGACGGGATGAAAGACCAGATTCTGACCAAGGAAAACGCGGCCCAGATCGAGGGTCGAGACTGCGGAAACGGGGTGGTAATCGACCACGGGCAGGGTTGGGAAACCCAATACTGCCACCTCAAACAGGGGTCTGTACAGGTCGCCAAAGGCGACAAAGTCGAAGCCGGTCACATCCTCGGTCAAATCGGACTTTCCGGTCGCACGCAGTTTCCGCACCTGCATATTTCCGTTCGCCAGGGCGGCCGTGTTGTGGACCCGTTTTTTCCTTCCCAAGACGCCGACCGCTGTGGTGAACCTCGCGATGCAATGTGGGCGGATCCCCTGCAGTATGAGGCGGGTGGTCTGATCCGCACCGGCTTCGAAACGGGTATCCCCGACTATTCCGATGTGAAGTCAGGCGCTGCCGGCGACGCGGAAATCGCAACTGACGCCCCTGCCCTGGTGGTCTTTGCGTTCGGATTTGGGAGCCGATCGGACGACATTGTCGATATCACCATCACCGGCCCTACCGGCAACGTGATGTCCCAGTCCGTGACACTGGAAAAAGTTCAGGCGCAGTACTTCCGTGCCGTTGGCAAACGCACCCCCGCGCAAGGCTGGCCCAAAGGCACCTACACCGGCATTGTCACTCTGAGCCGCGACGGCGAGGTGTTAGATCAGTCGACCACCTCTGTCATGGTCAAGTGA
- the clpA gene encoding ATP-dependent Clp protease ATP-binding subunit ClpA encodes MPSFSNSLEQAIHAALGLANERKHEFATLEHLLLSLLDEPDAVRVLRACSVDLDELRQNLVEFIDDDLSNLVTDIEGSEAVPTAAFQRVIQRAAIHVQSSGRTEVTGANVLVAIFAERESNAAYFLQEQDMTRYDAVNYIAHGVAKDPAFGEQRPVSGADEEQPNEPRIEGVAEEQKDDSALAKYCVDLNVKAGKGDVDPLIGRDHEVERCIQVLCRRRKNNPLLVGDPGVGKTAIAEGLARKIVQGETPEVLSKTTIFSLDMGALLAGTRYRGDFEERLKAVVTELEEHPDSVLFIDEIHTVIGAGATSGGAMDASNLLKPALQGGKLRTMGSTTYKEFRQHFEKDRALSRRFQKIDVNEPTVDDSVKILKGLKEYFEEHHSVKYTADAIKTAVELSARYINDRKLPDKAIDVIDEAGAAQHLVAASKRRKTIGVKEIEAVVAKIARIPPKSVSKDDAEVLKDLEKTLKRVVFGQDNAIESLSSAIKLARAGLREPEKPIGNYLFAGPTGVGKTEVAKQLADTLGVELLRFDMSEYMEKHAVSRLIGAPPGYVGFDQGGLLTDGVDQHPHCVLLLDEIEKAHPDVYNILLQVMDHGELTDHNGRTVNFRNVVLIMTSNAGAAEQAKAAIGFGRDRREGEDTAAIERTFTPEFRNRLDAVISFAPLPKDVIMQVVEKFVMQLEVQLLDRGVTIELTPKAAAWLGDKGYDEKMGARPLGRVIQEHIKKPLAEELLFGKLSKGGVVKVKVKNGELELDISGPEKRRISGDKPPLLTAD; translated from the coding sequence GTGCCGTCATTCTCGAATTCGCTCGAACAAGCCATCCACGCAGCTCTCGGTCTTGCCAATGAACGCAAGCACGAGTTCGCCACGCTAGAACATCTCTTGCTCTCCTTGCTGGACGAGCCGGATGCCGTGCGCGTATTGCGGGCCTGTAGCGTCGATCTGGACGAGCTGCGTCAGAACCTTGTCGAATTCATCGATGACGATCTGTCCAATCTCGTGACCGACATCGAAGGTTCCGAAGCCGTACCGACCGCCGCTTTCCAGCGTGTGATCCAGCGTGCAGCCATTCACGTCCAAAGCTCGGGTCGCACCGAAGTGACCGGCGCCAACGTGCTTGTGGCAATCTTTGCCGAGCGCGAATCCAACGCCGCTTACTTCCTGCAAGAGCAGGATATGACCCGCTACGATGCGGTAAACTACATCGCACACGGTGTGGCCAAGGATCCTGCTTTTGGCGAACAGCGACCCGTTTCCGGTGCTGACGAAGAGCAGCCCAACGAACCGCGCATCGAGGGCGTTGCCGAGGAGCAGAAAGATGATTCCGCGCTGGCGAAATACTGCGTCGATCTGAATGTGAAAGCCGGCAAAGGCGACGTGGACCCGCTGATTGGGCGCGACCACGAAGTCGAACGCTGCATTCAGGTGCTTTGCCGTCGCCGCAAAAACAACCCGCTTCTGGTGGGGGATCCGGGTGTTGGCAAAACCGCAATCGCAGAAGGTCTTGCCCGCAAAATCGTTCAAGGCGAAACACCCGAGGTTCTGTCCAAGACCACAATCTTCTCCCTCGATATGGGAGCCCTTCTGGCGGGCACACGTTATCGCGGCGACTTCGAAGAGCGTCTGAAGGCTGTTGTAACCGAACTGGAAGAACACCCCGACTCGGTGTTGTTCATCGATGAAATCCACACTGTGATCGGTGCCGGAGCCACTTCGGGCGGCGCGATGGATGCCTCCAATCTGCTGAAACCTGCGTTGCAGGGCGGCAAGCTGCGCACCATGGGGTCCACGACCTACAAGGAATTCCGTCAGCACTTCGAAAAAGACCGCGCCCTGTCCCGTCGTTTCCAGAAAATCGACGTGAACGAGCCGACCGTAGATGACTCCGTCAAGATCCTGAAAGGTCTCAAGGAGTACTTCGAAGAGCATCACAGCGTGAAATATACGGCAGACGCGATCAAAACGGCCGTGGAGCTGTCCGCGCGCTATATCAACGATCGCAAGCTGCCGGATAAAGCCATCGACGTTATCGACGAAGCTGGCGCTGCCCAGCATCTCGTGGCCGCCTCCAAACGCCGCAAAACGATCGGTGTGAAGGAAATCGAGGCTGTCGTCGCAAAGATTGCCCGCATCCCGCCGAAAAGCGTCTCCAAGGACGACGCCGAAGTGCTCAAGGATCTGGAAAAGACCCTCAAGCGCGTGGTGTTTGGCCAGGACAACGCCATCGAGTCGCTCAGCTCCGCGATCAAGCTTGCCCGTGCCGGTCTGCGCGAACCGGAAAAGCCCATCGGAAACTACCTCTTCGCCGGTCCAACCGGTGTGGGCAAAACCGAAGTCGCAAAACAACTGGCGGACACCCTTGGTGTGGAACTGCTGCGCTTCGACATGTCCGAATACATGGAGAAACACGCCGTATCTCGCCTGATCGGTGCGCCTCCGGGTTATGTCGGCTTTGATCAGGGCGGCTTGCTGACGGATGGTGTGGACCAGCATCCGCATTGCGTCCTGCTGCTGGACGAGATCGAGAAAGCCCACCCTGATGTCTACAACATCCTGCTGCAGGTGATGGACCACGGGGAGCTGACGGATCACAACGGCCGCACGGTGAACTTCCGCAATGTCGTGTTGATCATGACATCCAACGCAGGCGCCGCAGAACAGGCCAAGGCCGCCATCGGCTTCGGGCGTGATCGCCGCGAAGGTGAAGACACCGCAGCAATCGAACGCACCTTCACTCCGGAATTCAGAAACCGTCTGGATGCCGTGATCTCCTTCGCGCCGCTGCCGAAGGACGTCATCATGCAGGTCGTCGAGAAATTCGTCATGCAGCTTGAGGTTCAGCTTCTGGATCGGGGCGTAACCATCGAACTCACCCCCAAAGCCGCCGCTTGGCTCGGCGACAAGGGATACGACGAAAAGATGGGGGCTCGTCCGCTTGGCCGCGTCATTCAGGAACACATCAAGAAGCCACTGGCCGAGGAACTGCTCTTTGGAAAACTTTCCAAAGGCGGTGTGGTCAAGGTGAAGGTCAAGAATGGCGAGTTGGAACTTGATATTTCCGGCCCCGAAAAGCGCCGCATCTCTGGTGACAAGCCGCCGCTGCTGACCGCCGACTGA
- the gloB gene encoding hydroxyacylglutathione hydrolase — MPQTIVTIPCLADNYAFLIHDAASGDTALVDAPEPGPILEELANRGWRLSHVLLTHHHWDHVDGLAGILEKHPAKVVGASADAERLPPLDVSLSEGDTLIIGGEAAQIIDVSGHTMGHIAFYFPDTGVVFTADSLMALGCGRLFEGPPEVMFDSLAKLAALPPQTIVCSGHEYTESNAKFAITVDPDNPALKQRVEKIRADRAANIPTVPSILSDELATNPFLRGHDPSVQAAVGMQGADPVEVFAEIRRRKDNF, encoded by the coding sequence ATGCCCCAGACCATCGTCACCATTCCCTGCCTTGCGGACAACTACGCCTTTCTGATCCACGACGCTGCCAGCGGGGACACCGCTTTGGTGGATGCACCGGAACCCGGCCCTATTCTGGAAGAGCTTGCCAACCGGGGCTGGCGCCTGAGCCACGTGCTTCTGACCCATCATCACTGGGACCATGTGGATGGCCTTGCCGGCATTCTGGAAAAGCACCCTGCCAAGGTCGTCGGTGCCTCCGCGGATGCAGAACGCCTGCCGCCTCTTGATGTCTCGTTGTCCGAGGGTGACACTTTGATTATCGGCGGTGAAGCCGCCCAGATCATCGACGTCTCGGGGCACACTATGGGCCACATCGCCTTCTATTTTCCCGACACCGGTGTTGTGTTCACGGCCGACAGCCTTATGGCGCTCGGTTGCGGCCGGCTTTTTGAGGGCCCGCCGGAAGTCATGTTTGATAGTCTCGCGAAACTCGCCGCCTTGCCGCCGCAGACAATTGTGTGTTCGGGGCACGAGTACACCGAATCCAACGCCAAATTCGCGATCACTGTCGATCCGGACAATCCTGCGCTCAAACAACGGGTCGAAAAGATTCGCGCAGACCGAGCAGCGAACATTCCGACCGTGCCGTCCATTTTATCCGACGAACTGGCGACAAACCCTTTCTTGCGGGGCCATGACCCGTCTGTTCAGGCCGCCGTCGGCATGCAAGGTGCCGATCCGGTAGAGGTTTTTGCCGAAATTCGCCGCCGCAAAGACAACTTCTGA
- a CDS encoding class I SAM-dependent methyltransferase, with the protein MHLDVQDLRNFYYRSTLGRAAQKAVRDEMLELWPEAEGQTVAGFGFAVPLLRPYLGSARRVIGLMPAPQGVMPWPAGMPNVSVLCEETFWPIETGHVDKLVIMHGLETSDRPSDVLVEANRVLGPGGKALFVVPHRSGMWSRSDATPFGYGRPYSASQLETQLRTHGFMPERHRATLYQPPSHKRFWRKTGRMFEGIGKTVSPVMAGGVLLVEASKRVQAPSGPGLKDSVKKPLGVFAPAPEVTPV; encoded by the coding sequence ATGCATCTTGATGTGCAGGACCTGCGGAACTTTTACTATCGCAGCACACTGGGCCGGGCGGCGCAGAAGGCCGTGCGCGACGAGATGCTGGAGCTTTGGCCAGAGGCTGAAGGCCAGACGGTCGCAGGGTTTGGTTTTGCCGTGCCGTTGTTGCGCCCTTACCTGGGCAGCGCACGGCGGGTGATCGGTTTAATGCCGGCGCCTCAGGGTGTCATGCCGTGGCCCGCAGGGATGCCGAATGTATCTGTGCTTTGCGAGGAAACCTTCTGGCCTATTGAAACGGGGCATGTGGACAAGCTTGTCATTATGCACGGGCTGGAGACAAGCGACCGGCCAAGTGATGTTCTGGTAGAGGCCAATCGCGTGTTGGGGCCGGGCGGGAAAGCGCTTTTTGTGGTGCCGCACCGCTCAGGTATGTGGTCACGCAGCGATGCGACGCCTTTTGGATATGGTCGGCCCTATTCCGCGAGCCAGCTCGAAACACAGTTGCGCACGCACGGGTTCATGCCGGAACGCCACCGTGCCACGCTTTACCAGCCTCCGAGCCACAAAAGGTTCTGGCGCAAGACCGGGCGGATGTTTGAAGGCATTGGCAAAACGGTGTCGCCGGTGATGGCCGGCGGCGTCCTGTTGGTCGAGGCCAGCAAGCGGGTTCAGGCCCCGTCCGGTCCGGGCTTGAAGGATAGCGTAAAGAAGCCGCTGGGCGTGTTTGCTCCCGCACCGGAAGTCACTCCGGTCTAG
- a CDS encoding F0F1 ATP synthase subunit delta — translation MSEPASISSGIAERYAAAVFEIASENNALTKLEGGLDDLSAALGESAELRDLINSPLISRDEQGKAIAAVASSMKLQPVLVNVLGLMAEKRRLFVLPQLIDQLRAMIAEHKGEVTADVTSAKALTKTQSDKLAKALAARVGKDVKINATVDKSLVGGLVVKVGSKMIDTSIRSKLASLQNAMKEVG, via the coding sequence GTGTCCGAACCAGCTTCGATCTCCTCCGGCATCGCAGAACGCTATGCCGCCGCGGTCTTTGAGATCGCATCCGAGAACAACGCGCTGACCAAACTGGAAGGTGGTCTTGACGACCTGAGCGCAGCATTGGGCGAAAGCGCCGAACTGCGTGACCTGATCAATTCGCCGCTCATCAGCCGCGATGAACAGGGCAAGGCCATTGCAGCCGTTGCAAGCTCCATGAAATTGCAGCCCGTTCTGGTGAACGTTCTTGGCCTGATGGCCGAGAAGCGTCGCCTGTTCGTGCTGCCCCAGCTGATTGACCAGCTGCGGGCCATGATTGCGGAACACAAAGGTGAAGTGACTGCCGATGTGACCTCCGCCAAAGCATTGACCAAGACCCAGAGCGACAAGCTGGCCAAAGCGCTGGCGGCCCGTGTGGGTAAAGACGTCAAGATCAACGCGACCGTCGACAAAAGCCTTGTTGGCGGTCTTGTAGTTAAGGTGGGCTCGAAGATGATCGATACCTCGATCCGCTCCAAGCTCGCTTCCCTCCAGAATGCAATGAAAGAGGTCGGATAA
- the atpA gene encoding F0F1 ATP synthase subunit alpha → MGIQAAEISAILKDQIKNFGQEAEVAEVGRVLSVGDGIARVYGLDNVQAGEMVEFPGGIMGMALNLENDNVGVVIFGSDRDIKEGDTVKRTNSIVDVPTGDGLLGRVVDGLGNPLDGKGPIKSDTRGVADVKAPGIIPRKSVHEPMATGLKSVDAMIPIGRGQRELIIGDRQTGKTAVALDAILNQKSYNDAAGDDESKKLYCVYVAIGQKRSTVAQLVKKLEETGAIEYSIVVAATASEPAPMQYLAPYTATAMAEYFRDNGKHALIIYDDLSKQAVAYRQMSLLLRRPPGREAYPGDVFYLHSRLLERSAKLNEDFGAGSLTALPIIETQGGDVSAFIPTNVISITDGQIFLETELFYQGIRPAVNTGLSVSRVGSSAQTSAMSSVAGPVKLSLAQYREMAAFAQFGSDLDAATQQLLNRGARLTELMKQPQYSPLTNAEIVCIIFAGVNGYLDGIEVSEVGKFEQALLNHLRTNEADLLKWITDEDPKIKGDAADKVKAALDAFAADYA, encoded by the coding sequence ATGGGTATCCAAGCAGCCGAAATCTCTGCGATCCTTAAGGACCAGATTAAAAACTTTGGCCAGGAGGCCGAAGTGGCCGAGGTCGGCCGTGTGCTTTCCGTCGGTGACGGTATTGCGCGCGTCTACGGCCTGGACAACGTCCAAGCCGGTGAGATGGTGGAATTCCCCGGTGGCATCATGGGCATGGCCCTGAACCTTGAGAACGACAACGTTGGTGTTGTTATCTTCGGTTCGGACCGTGACATCAAAGAAGGTGACACTGTAAAGCGCACCAACTCCATCGTGGACGTTCCGACCGGTGACGGCCTTCTGGGTCGCGTTGTTGACGGTCTGGGCAACCCGCTGGACGGCAAGGGCCCGATCAAGTCGGACACCCGCGGCGTCGCAGACGTCAAAGCGCCTGGCATCATCCCGCGTAAGTCGGTTCACGAACCGATGGCAACCGGCCTCAAGTCCGTTGACGCGATGATCCCAATTGGCCGTGGCCAGCGTGAGCTTATCATTGGTGACCGTCAGACCGGTAAGACTGCCGTTGCTCTTGACGCCATCCTGAACCAGAAATCCTACAACGACGCTGCTGGCGACGATGAGAGCAAAAAGCTGTACTGCGTGTATGTCGCGATCGGCCAGAAGCGCTCTACTGTTGCTCAGTTGGTGAAGAAGCTGGAAGAAACCGGCGCGATTGAATACTCGATCGTTGTCGCTGCGACCGCTTCCGAGCCTGCGCCGATGCAGTACCTCGCGCCATACACTGCGACCGCGATGGCGGAATACTTCCGCGACAACGGCAAGCACGCGCTGATCATCTATGATGACCTCTCCAAGCAGGCTGTTGCGTATCGTCAGATGTCCCTGCTGCTGCGTCGTCCGCCCGGACGTGAAGCGTATCCGGGTGACGTTTTCTACCTGCACTCCCGTCTGCTTGAGCGTTCCGCTAAGCTGAACGAGGACTTCGGTGCTGGCTCGCTGACCGCGCTGCCGATCATCGAAACCCAGGGTGGCGACGTTTCGGCCTTTATTCCGACCAACGTTATCTCGATCACCGACGGTCAGATCTTCCTTGAAACCGAGCTGTTCTATCAGGGTATCCGCCCGGCTGTGAACACCGGTCTGTCAGTTTCCCGTGTGGGTTCTTCGGCACAAACCTCGGCGATGTCCTCTGTGGCTGGCCCGGTTAAGCTGTCGCTCGCTCAGTACCGCGAAATGGCTGCGTTTGCGCAGTTTGGTTCCGACCTCGACGCCGCAACCCAGCAGCTGCTGAACCGTGGTGCACGTCTGACCGAACTGATGAAACAGCCGCAGTACTCGCCGCTGACCAACGCCGAAATCGTCTGCATCATCTTTGCAGGTGTGAACGGTTACCTGGACGGCATCGAAGTGTCTGAAGTTGGCAAGTTCGAGCAGGCTCTGCTGAACCACTTGCGCACCAACGAAGCGGATCTGCTTAAGTGGATCACCGACGAAGATCCGAAGATCAAAGGTGACGCCGCAGATAAAGTCAAAGCCGCGCTGGACGCATTCGCTGCTGACTACGCATAA
- a CDS encoding F0F1 ATP synthase subunit gamma: MPSLKDLKNRIESVKSTRKITKAMQMVAAAKLRRAQEAAEQSRPYTERFNAVLGGLAASVGGSDSAPKLLSGTGSDQTHLLVVMTAERGLCGGFNANISKLARAKAAELKAAGKTVKVLTVGKKGRDAIKRDLGDDFVGHVDLSEVKRVGYDNAQSIARDVLDRFDAGEFDVATIFYAKFVNVVTQIPTAQQVIPAAFEADEDGASTLYDYEPSEEAILADLLPRGVATQIFAALLENGASEQGARMSAMDNATRNAGEMIDKLTIQYNRSRQAVITNELIEIISGAEAL; the protein is encoded by the coding sequence ATGCCTAGTCTGAAGGACCTAAAAAACAGGATCGAGAGTGTGAAAAGCACTCGGAAGATCACAAAAGCCATGCAGATGGTTGCCGCGGCGAAACTTCGCCGCGCGCAGGAAGCTGCTGAGCAGTCGCGTCCCTACACAGAACGGTTCAACGCCGTTCTGGGTGGGCTTGCGGCCTCGGTCGGCGGCTCTGACTCTGCGCCGAAACTGCTGTCCGGCACCGGAAGCGATCAGACCCACCTGTTGGTGGTGATGACTGCGGAACGTGGTCTGTGCGGTGGCTTCAACGCAAACATTTCGAAGTTGGCACGTGCGAAAGCTGCGGAGCTGAAGGCTGCGGGCAAAACCGTCAAGGTTCTGACCGTCGGCAAGAAAGGCCGCGACGCAATCAAACGTGACTTGGGTGACGACTTTGTCGGCCACGTTGACCTGTCTGAGGTCAAACGCGTGGGGTATGACAATGCGCAAAGCATCGCGCGCGACGTTCTTGACCGCTTTGACGCGGGCGAGTTCGACGTGGCCACGATCTTCTATGCGAAGTTCGTGAACGTTGTGACGCAGATCCCAACCGCACAGCAGGTCATCCCCGCTGCCTTTGAGGCGGACGAGGACGGTGCAAGCACTCTGTATGACTACGAGCCCAGCGAAGAGGCCATTCTGGCCGATCTGCTGCCGCGCGGTGTCGCTACGCAGATTTTTGCAGCCCTGCTGGAAAACGGAGCGTCCGAACAGGGCGCGCGGATGTCCGCAATGGACAACGCAACCCGTAACGCGGGCGAAATGATCGACAAACTGACCATCCAGTACAACCGCTCGCGTCAGGCTGTGATCACCAACGAGCTTATTGAAATCATCTCGGGCGCGGAAGCGCTCTAA
- the atpD gene encoding F0F1 ATP synthase subunit beta: MANAKGKVTQIIGAVVDVQFDDALPEILNALNTENNGKKLVLEVAQHLGENTVRTIAMDATEGLVRGAEVEDTGAPIAVPVGNATLGRILNVVGEPVDEKGPVVATETRAIHQPAPEFSEQSTESEILVTGIKVIDLLAPYSKGGKIGLFGGAGVGKTVLIMELINNIAKVHSGYSVFAGVGERTREGNDLYWEMIESSVIKPDNLEESQVALVYGQMNEPPGARARVALTGLTLAEQFRDQSGTDVLFFVDNIFRFTQAGSEVSALLGRIPSAVGYQPTLATDMGAMQERITSTKAGSITSIQAVYVPADDLTDPAPATTFAHLDATTVLNRAISELGIYPAVDPLDSSSRILDPQVVGEEHYNVARDVQNILQRYKSLQDIIAILGMDELSEEDKLTVARARKIQRFLSQPFDVAKVFTGSDGVQVPLEDTISSFKAVVAGEYDHLPEAAFYMVGGIAEVIEKAEKMAAEAA, encoded by the coding sequence ATGGCAAACGCAAAAGGCAAGGTGACCCAGATCATCGGCGCCGTTGTGGACGTGCAGTTCGACGATGCTCTGCCAGAGATCTTGAACGCACTGAACACTGAAAACAACGGTAAGAAACTGGTTCTGGAAGTAGCCCAGCACCTTGGTGAAAACACCGTTCGTACCATCGCGATGGACGCGACCGAAGGTCTCGTTCGTGGCGCCGAAGTCGAAGACACCGGCGCTCCGATTGCTGTTCCGGTTGGCAACGCCACCCTGGGCCGCATCCTGAACGTTGTGGGCGAGCCCGTGGACGAAAAAGGTCCGGTTGTCGCAACCGAGACCCGCGCGATCCACCAGCCTGCTCCGGAGTTCTCCGAGCAGTCCACCGAGTCCGAAATCCTCGTGACAGGTATCAAGGTTATCGACCTTCTCGCACCTTACTCCAAAGGTGGTAAGATCGGCCTCTTCGGCGGCGCCGGCGTGGGTAAAACCGTTCTGATCATGGAACTGATCAACAACATCGCAAAAGTGCACTCCGGTTACTCGGTTTTCGCAGGTGTTGGTGAACGGACCCGTGAAGGTAACGACCTGTACTGGGAGATGATCGAATCTTCCGTTATTAAGCCGGACAACCTCGAAGAATCGCAGGTTGCTCTGGTGTACGGTCAGATGAACGAACCTCCCGGAGCGCGTGCACGTGTTGCTCTGACCGGCCTGACGCTGGCAGAACAGTTCCGTGACCAGTCCGGTACCGACGTTCTGTTCTTCGTGGACAACATCTTCCGCTTTACACAGGCAGGTTCCGAGGTGTCCGCACTTCTTGGACGTATCCCTTCTGCTGTGGGTTACCAGCCGACACTGGCAACCGACATGGGTGCGATGCAGGAACGCATTACCTCCACCAAAGCAGGCTCGATCACTTCGATCCAGGCCGTCTACGTTCCCGCGGACGACCTTACCGACCCTGCACCGGCAACCACCTTTGCCCACCTTGACGCGACCACGGTTCTTAACCGTGCGATCTCGGAACTCGGCATCTACCCTGCTGTGGACCCGCTGGACTCCTCCAGCCGTATCCTCGACCCGCAGGTTGTTGGTGAAGAGCACTACAACGTGGCACGTGACGTCCAGAACATCCTTCAGCGCTACAAGTCGCTGCAGGACATCATCGCCATCCTTGGCATGGACGAACTGTCTGAAGAAGATAAGCTGACCGTTGCGCGTGCGCGTAAGATCCAGCGTTTCCTCTCTCAGCCGTTCGACGTTGCGAAAGTGTTCACCGGTTCTGACGGTGTTCAGGTTCCGCTGGAAGACACCATCTCTTCGTTCAAGGCTGTTGTGGCCGGCGAATACGACCACCTGCCCGAGGCAGCCTTCTACATGGTTGGCGGCATCGCGGAAGTGATCGAAAAAGCCGAGAAAATGGCTGCTGAAGCGGCCTAA
- a CDS encoding F0F1 ATP synthase subunit epsilon: MATEMQFDLVSPERSLASLQATAVQIPGADGDLTAMPGHAPLLTSLRPGVVKVQTAQGEKDFVVTRGFAEVSAESISVIAEHAHAGDTVTKADLEDVLVGARKAAQEASADEKDAAEKFLSDLEALLESMV, translated from the coding sequence ATGGCAACTGAGATGCAATTTGATCTGGTGAGCCCAGAGCGGAGCCTTGCTTCGCTTCAGGCCACCGCCGTGCAAATCCCCGGTGCAGACGGTGACCTTACCGCGATGCCCGGCCACGCGCCTCTGCTGACTTCACTGCGCCCCGGTGTTGTGAAGGTTCAGACCGCGCAAGGCGAGAAGGATTTTGTTGTCACCCGCGGCTTCGCGGAAGTGTCCGCAGAGTCGATCTCGGTGATCGCAGAGCATGCTCACGCGGGCGACACCGTGACCAAGGCTGATCTTGAGGACGTGCTGGTTGGCGCGCGCAAGGCGGCCCAGGAAGCGTCGGCCGATGAAAAGGATGCTGCCGAGAAGTTCCTTTCGGATCTTGAAGCGCTTCTTGAAAGCATGGTCTGA
- a CDS encoding TauD/TfdA dioxygenase family protein, producing the protein MQILPLTGSLGAEITDVDIRDRASLEGLKDAFARYAVIVIRNQSITPDDHIAFARSFGEININRFFKPVETHPEIATVFKDKDQRSAVGESWHTDHSYDQIPALGSILHGIEIPPVGGDTLFVGMAQAYAGLSPQMQDFLLGLSAWHSSRHAFGSATKDSEAAETGRIGNAEAATQDALHPVVIRHPLSGERCLYVNPGFTTHIEGLSKSESDGILNMLYAHCQQPEFHCRVRWKAGDVTMWDNRATWHKAINDYHGYRRLMHRITVEGVPLEAAAP; encoded by the coding sequence ATGCAGATTTTGCCCCTTACTGGCAGCTTGGGTGCCGAGATCACCGACGTCGATATCCGCGACAGGGCCTCTCTTGAAGGGCTCAAAGACGCCTTTGCGAGATATGCTGTGATTGTCATCCGCAATCAATCGATCACGCCGGACGATCACATCGCTTTTGCGCGCAGTTTCGGTGAGATCAACATCAACCGATTTTTCAAACCGGTGGAAACGCATCCCGAAATCGCCACCGTGTTCAAAGACAAGGATCAAAGATCCGCTGTAGGTGAAAGCTGGCATACCGACCATTCCTATGACCAAATCCCGGCACTCGGGTCTATTCTGCATGGCATAGAAATTCCGCCAGTGGGCGGGGACACGCTCTTTGTCGGCATGGCCCAAGCCTACGCAGGCCTGTCGCCACAAATGCAGGATTTTCTGCTGGGTCTTTCTGCATGGCATAGCTCGCGTCACGCTTTCGGCAGTGCAACCAAGGACAGTGAAGCTGCCGAAACCGGCCGCATCGGTAATGCCGAAGCCGCAACTCAGGACGCGCTGCACCCGGTCGTAATCCGGCACCCGTTGTCCGGCGAACGCTGCCTCTATGTAAATCCCGGCTTTACGACACACATAGAAGGGCTATCCAAGTCGGAGTCCGACGGCATCCTCAACATGCTCTATGCGCATTGCCAACAACCCGAGTTTCACTGCCGTGTCCGTTGGAAAGCGGGCGATGTCACCATGTGGGACAACCGCGCCACGTGGCACAAAGCGATCAACGACTATCACGGATATCGCCGCCTGATGCACCGCATCACCGTCGAAGGGGTGCCACTGGAAGCCGCCGCGCCATGA